In Leptolyngbya sp. O-77, the genomic window CCAGTGCCGAGGCGCTAGAGGTTCACGTCGCGGGTATTGCCACCCGCTTTCATGCCTGTCGGTGGGGCAAGCGCTGGTTTGAGCAAAAGCAACTCATGGCTGGCGTGCCCCTCTCTCAGGCAGAGCCTAACCTGCGAAGACAAGAGATGGACTCCGCCGAGTTTCACTGTCTGATGGTGCGGTGGGATGTCTTGAAACGGGTACAACTTGACGACCAGTTCGACAGCCTCGCCAGCCATACAGATTTGTCGTTTCAGGTGGCGGCGCTCGGTGGCAAGCACATCCTGGAACCGTCTGCCCGCGTCATTTTTCTGAATCCGGAACTGGTGCCCCAGTTTGACAAAACGGATCTACCGTTTTATCGATTCAAGTGGAGCGAGGGCTACACCGCGCGAAATTTTGCCCATGCGGTGCGGAAGTGGGGACTGGCGGCGGATGATCCCAGCATTTGGTCGATCTGGCGATGGGTGATCAAAAATCGGCAAATTCCAGCGCGGCTGTCGGTGCAGGAGGGGAGTTTGGAAGAGCAGTTGTTGACGCTGTGTGGCGATCGCCGCTGTCCTGGCTGGCTGCGAATGGCGATCGAGGGCTGGGTGCTGCGGGCGAACTTCCCGTCAGAGGGCTTATCAGCCGCCAAGCCAGACGCGAGCGTGTCGCGAACAGATCAAACGGGTCAAACTCAAACGGGTCAAACTCAAACGGGTCAGACTCAAACGGGGCAAACCCAAACTTACCAAACTTATCAAACTTAAACTTGCCAAACTTGTCTAGACAACCATTCCAGGGTCAACGGTTCAACTCGGTAGGTTATCTTATTTTCCTTGCTCATGCCTCCGCTGGTTTCGGTCGTCGTCACTGCCTTTGACCAGGCGCGGTTTCTGGAAGATGCCGTGAACAGCGTGCTGTGGCAGGATTATGAGAATATCGAGTGCTGGATTATCAACGACGGCTCGACTGATGATACAGAGGCGATCGCCCAAGGGCTGATGCAGCAAGATGGGCGAGTTCATTACCAGTCGCAGCCCAACGGCGGCGTGTCGGCGGCTCGCAATCTGGGGGCGCAGTGTGCCCGTGGGGAGTGGGTGCAGTTTTTGGATGGCGACGACTGGATTGCGCCGGATAAGCTATCACGCCAGCTTGCGGCGGTGGCCGGGAGTAACCCCGAGCGGCTGGTCATTTACTCCGACTATGAGCGGGTGGAGCGATCGGGACTGCGCCAGCGCTGTGAAATTGGCTCACAGCCTCCAGAAGCCCTAGCGCGGCGATTGCTGATTTGCCCCGATCGCCTGGCCGACACCCCCTTTCCGCTGCTGCAACAGGCCATGCTGCTGCATCGGTCGGTGCTGGCTCAGTTCTCGTTTGACGACACCCTGCGAGCCTGTGAGGATCGCGCCTTTGGGCTGACGCTGCTGCGGGGCGGAGCGCGGTTGGTGTACGTGCCGATGGTGGCGGCGTTTTATCGACAGCATGGCGCAAACCTGACGCAAAACGCCAGGATACTGAGGCAGTCCTACGCAGCGCTATTTCGCTGGGTGGGCGATCGCCATCCCGATCTACTCCCCCATTGCCAGCAGAGCCTTCATTTCTTACTCGATGCAACCCTGGAGGCGGCAGAATATGACCTGTTTCAGGCGATCGCCCCGCTGGTGCAGTTTTCAAGTCAGGCAGCCCTGATTGAGGAACCGCTGCGGCTATTGGGCGGTATGCTGCCAGTCCGCTCCCATCAGGACTTGCGGCTGGCCGTAGCGCTGCGCCGACTGCTGCCCGCCCGCTGGCTCTATCCCCACCAGCGCGGCCCCAGGCTGCGATCGCTCCTACAGCATTTTCTTGCCTCGTGAGGCACATGCTGTCCTCACGAGGCAAGGGCTTATTGACCATCCGTGTGCCTCACTAGCTTCAAAAACGCTGTAGCACGGTTTGGGAAGTGACGGAATGCTGGAAGGTCGCTCCATCAGCCCACGATTCCCCGCTTTCCCACACCCTCTTTGTCCCTCAGCTTTAGCCACAGCACCGCACCCAGCGTCACCAGCAGCAGCGGCAGTGCAGCATAATTCACCACAGTCCAGCCAAAGTCATTGAGCAGGTGCCCTGACAGAAACGTAAAGCCTGCCACCGCGCCAAACATCAGGAAATCGTGGGCGGCTTGCGTTTTTGCTTTTTCGGCGGGCGTGTAGGTTTCGGTGAGCAGCGTGGTGGAGCCGACAAACATGAAATTCCAGCCCAGCCCCAACACCGTGAGCGCAATTAGGAAATGGAGGAGCGTCACGCCGGAGAGGGCGATCGCCACGCTAGCGAGATTCAGCACGACTCCTGCAAGGATAATATTGAGAACGCCAAATCTCGCAATCAGGAATCCGGTGAAGAACGACGGTGCGAACATGCCCAGGACGTGCCACTGAATAACGGAGGCCGCTGAATGGAACGGATGATTCATTCCCGTCATGGCAAGCGGTGTGGCGGTCATTAGCAGCGCCATCACGCCATAGCCGACGCTGCTGCCCAGGGCTGCAACGATAAACACAGGCTGTCGCAAAATCTGTGAAAGGCTTCTGTCTTCAGGCTTTGAGGGCGATCGCCCTGCTGCTGCAATGCCCTTTTGCATTACAGAACGCTGCACGACAGGCAGCCGGATGCCGATCAGCAGCAGCAAAATCAAGACTTGCAGACCCACGATCGACAGCAGCGATCCGGCGAATTCTGCCTGGGCGATTGCATCTTTTGCTAGGCTGGCCAGGTTGGGCCCTAGCAGCGCTGCAACCACGCCGCCTGCCACCACCAGCGAAATCGCCTGCGCCCGAAACGACTCGCTAGCGGCCTCTGCCGCCGCAAATCGATAGAACCCCGAAAACCCGCTAAACACGCCCATCAAGACGGTTCCCGCACAAAACAGCGGAAAGCTCTGGATCAGCACTGCCGACACCGCCAACCCAATCCCGACGATGCCAATTAGCGTGCCAGTTGCAAAACCAAACCGCCTGCCCCGCCGCTGCATCAGCATCGACGCTGGAATCGTCGCCAGCATCACTGCAAACTGCATGATTGCCAGTGGCAAGGTTGCCAGCGATGCGTCGGACACCAGTGCCTTACCTACCAGTGCCGCCACGGTAAACAGCACCGTCATGCTGGTCATGGCGAGAGCTTGACACAATGCCAGCAAAGCTACATTCTGCGTTTCGCGATTCATAGTTCGCAGTTCATGGATGGATAGCAACTTGAGATGCTGCATTCTCAGCTTCATGCTCGGGCGGCAACTTCCCCCGATTGGGCTAGCCTTGGGCAAATTGGGTGTGCGTATGTGCAAGCATTGCGGAAACTTGAAAACATTGTGTACAGCGAGTTTTCAGCCTTGTCCAATGTGCTAAATTCCTCAGCGAAAGGGATCTCATACATCCGAGGAGCTGAACGGTATGACGCGACAAATAACGTGGACTCACAAGTTTCTTAACTATGGCGGACTGGTTGCAGGAGTTGCAGGTCTGCTGGGCATGAGCGTGCTGTCTCCGCTGACGGCTCAGGCGATCGCCCCATCCACTGACTCCGCCGATGCCCCCAGTCTGCGCGAGTCGGCAGATTTGCTAGCCCAAGCCCCGATCGCCCAGGCAACCGATGTCCAGGTGTTTGAGCGGCCGAGCTATGTGAATACCTGTCGCAACAGTGGCGCGAGTACGCTAGCCGTTTATACCAGCACTGCCCAAGGCACCGTTGTCCGACAGCTTCCGCCCTACACCCGAATTACGCTGACGGGCGTGCTGGGGGATGGGGTCGCACAGATTCGTGAACCTGCGGTAGGCTGGGTGCGTTCGGCGACGCTGTTGACCAACTGCGACGCGCGGCCCCCCGTTGATCCTGTTGGTCAATGCTATCAGGTGACGCAGCCCGAACTGATTGTGCGCTCGGCTCCCTACGGCACGATTCTGTCTAGCGTATTGA contains:
- a CDS encoding glycosyltransferase family 2 protein; its protein translation is MPPLVSVVVTAFDQARFLEDAVNSVLWQDYENIECWIINDGSTDDTEAIAQGLMQQDGRVHYQSQPNGGVSAARNLGAQCARGEWVQFLDGDDWIAPDKLSRQLAAVAGSNPERLVIYSDYERVERSGLRQRCEIGSQPPEALARRLLICPDRLADTPFPLLQQAMLLHRSVLAQFSFDDTLRACEDRAFGLTLLRGGARLVYVPMVAAFYRQHGANLTQNARILRQSYAALFRWVGDRHPDLLPHCQQSLHFLLDATLEAAEYDLFQAIAPLVQFSSQAALIEEPLRLLGGMLPVRSHQDLRLAVALRRLLPARWLYPHQRGPRLRSLLQHFLAS
- a CDS encoding glycosyltransferase family 2 protein translates to MPHVTLIVTQRERFSLSQVSLESLLASYSDYPFRLIYVDGNSPPPVRCYLERQAATYPWMTLIRRERYLRSNEARNLALPQVQGADQDTDYVVFLDNDVVVRPGWLRSLVLAAEAEQAAVAAPLILQGDPSAEALEVHVAGIATRFHACRWGKRWFEQKQLMAGVPLSQAEPNLRRQEMDSAEFHCLMVRWDVLKRVQLDDQFDSLASHTDLSFQVAALGGKHILEPSARVIFLNPELVPQFDKTDLPFYRFKWSEGYTARNFAHAVRKWGLAADDPSIWSIWRWVIKNRQIPARLSVQEGSLEEQLLTLCGDRRCPGWLRMAIEGWVLRANFPSEGLSAAKPDASVSRTDQTGQTQTGQTQTGQTQTGQTQTYQTYQT
- a CDS encoding MFS transporter, with protein sequence MNRETQNVALLALCQALAMTSMTVLFTVAALVGKALVSDASLATLPLAIMQFAVMLATIPASMLMQRRGRRFGFATGTLIGIVGIGLAVSAVLIQSFPLFCAGTVLMGVFSGFSGFYRFAAAEAASESFRAQAISLVVAGGVVAALLGPNLASLAKDAIAQAEFAGSLLSIVGLQVLILLLLIGIRLPVVQRSVMQKGIAAAGRSPSKPEDRSLSQILRQPVFIVAALGSSVGYGVMALLMTATPLAMTGMNHPFHSAASVIQWHVLGMFAPSFFTGFLIARFGVLNIILAGVVLNLASVAIALSGVTLLHFLIALTVLGLGWNFMFVGSTTLLTETYTPAEKAKTQAAHDFLMFGAVAGFTFLSGHLLNDFGWTVVNYAALPLLLVTLGAVLWLKLRDKEGVGKRGIVG